In Humulus lupulus chromosome 7, drHumLupu1.1, whole genome shotgun sequence, the following are encoded in one genomic region:
- the LOC133792464 gene encoding uncharacterized protein LOC133792464, with product MPMPLAKLASTKDGDILESVPVEYLSRPSITEEEVHMINTPKESWVDPIMKYLRDGALLTDKREARRLVYKSAQYTLVDGVFYKRGFFVSLLRCVDEEEAMKVLYEIHEGECGNHASRPSTARKTMRQGYYWPSMDKDVTNVRDTQTTPGSPQMS from the coding sequence ATGCCGATGCCCCTCGCAAAGTTAGCATCCACAAAGGATGGAGATATACTCGAGTCTGTACCTGTGGAGTACTTATCTAGGCCAAGCATCACTGAAGAAGAGGTTCATATGATCAACACCCCAAAAGAATCATGGGTCGACCCAATTATGAAATACCTAAGGGATGGAGCTTTACTGACAGACAAGAGAGAGGCTCGGAGGCTGGTATATAAATCTGCCCAGTACACCTTAGTAGACGGGGTCTTCTACAAGAGAGGATTTTTTGTGTCGCTCTTGCGGTGTGTTGATGAAGAGGAAGCAATGAAAGTTCtatatgaaatacatgagggCGAATGCGGCAACCATGCGAGTAGGCCATCTACGGCTAGGAAAAcaatgagacaaggatactactggccctctaTGGATAAggatgtgacaaatgtcagagacACGCAAACTACTCCCGGAAGCCCCCAAATGAGTTGA